The DNA window TACAGCAGTAGATGGGGATCCCGCGTCAAGCGCGGGATGACAAGGATCCGGCAGGATAACAGCGTTTACTTAACCGCGTCTGTCTGACTGCTGATTTTCACTGTCTCGTCTTTCGCTGCATCCTCTTTTTCCCAAGGACGTTGATACACTAAATGCAGCTCCGTGATTTGTGGTGCCACAAAAAATTGTGGGCTAGCCCGGAAAATCCATAACTCTTGACCGGGGGCACCCATCAATTTTTTACCGGGTGCAACAAACTGATGCTTCACCAAGGTCAGCAGATTATTATCATAGCCTGCTAAATACCAGCTATAACCCGTGGTAGGATTCGATTTCATTTGCAAAGCGAACTCTGCATGCTTGGGTGCTAAAACAATCGGCTTGGACAAATCATCAAAGACTTTAATCCCTTTTGGTAAACCTTTCGCAAAAGTCACCACGCTCACGCTAGCCAGACCCACTGCAAATAACAATGATTTTATTTTCATGCTTTTAACTCCTCTAAAATAGCTGCCGCAAAGGCAGAATCACATTCTACCGTAATTGGTAGCGTCCAGTAATGCGGTTTTGCAAATGCTTTGCATTTAACCGCGTCTTTTTCCGTCATCAACACCGGCAGGTCATCATCAAACGCAAAGTCTGATGCCACAAAGTGATGATGATCAGGAAATGGGTGTGCAATCACCGTCAACCCCATCTCGCGTAAACTATGAAAGAAACGATCCGGATGACCAATGCCTGCCACTGCGTGTACCGGCTGATCGAGGAAGCATGTATAGCCTAAGCGTTCCAGGGGATCCGCCACGTTATGAAAATGTTGCGACACATAACGCATGACATATTCACGACAACGTTTCACTTCGTCCAAGGGCTTGCCATTACAAACAATAAAGTCTACATCTTTAAATCGTGAGCGCGGTTCACGTAACGGACCCGCCGGCAACATAAAACGGTTACCACAGCGGCGTTCACCATCAATCACAGCAATCTCAATGTCACGATGTAAGGCATAATGCTGTAAGCCATCGTCACTGATGATCACGTCACAACCAGGAAATTGTGACAACAATGCCTGCCCTGCCCCCACGCGTGAAGCATGAACCATCACGGGACAATCTGTTTTTTTCGCCAACAACAGTGCTTCATCACCCACGTCATCTGCCGTCGCCTCTGGATGCACCAGACGGGGCGCTCCTGCTATTTTCAAGGGATAACCGCGTGTAAGTATGCCTGGCTGGTAACCATTGGTTTTTAAGGCTTTCGCCAGCCAAATGACTAAAGGTGTTTTACCCGCCCCACCCACAACAATATTGCCTACCACAATAACAGGTACGGATAATTGTGTGGTTCTCAGTAT is part of the marine bacterium B5-7 genome and encodes:
- the lpxK gene encoding tetraacyldisaccharide 4'-kinase — its product is MNKHRFVNQYWYRRAWLSCLLLPLSGVFWLLTTLRRFAYRVGILRTTQLSVPVIVVGNIVVGGAGKTPLVIWLAKALKTNGYQPGILTRGYPLKIAGAPRLVHPEATADDVGDEALLLAKKTDCPVMVHASRVGAGQALLSQFPGCDVIISDDGLQHYALHRDIEIAVIDGERRCGNRFMLPAGPLREPRSRFKDVDFIVCNGKPLDEVKRCREYVMRYVSQHFHNVADPLERLGYTCFLDQPVHAVAGIGHPDRFFHSLREMGLTVIAHPFPDHHHFVASDFAFDDDLPVLMTEKDAVKCKAFAKPHYWTLPITVECDSAFAAAILEELKA